A genome region from Patescibacteria group bacterium includes the following:
- a CDS encoding GspE/PulE family protein → MKDKLKNDTVNSNGVKFDDKTIKKILLKGNYITEEDVKNADDFATTHQVSFIGYLLQENLITKDLLGQAIAESFKVPYADLNSAPPAPLQVQKIPEETAKKYHAVIFAEEKNKTVVATDNPEDPTLLPELEKLFVGRRLSIVYSLTEDINASFVHYQKPLETRFSKIIESKGRVAPELLEEIFDDALVYHASDIHFEPRQKDVLVRFRIDGVLQETGRIPKEYYENILNRIKVQSGLRIDEHFAAQDGSLRYEPSSFKASSYANAPAGKKDSVVVDLRTSVVPTVEGEKVALRVLSAYVQGFSLGDLGLSPAHQQILEQAATKPFGMILVAGPTGSGKTTTLYALLKLVNSPEVNITTIEDPVEYRVLGVNQIQINPLTNLTFAKGLRSIVRQDPDIILVGEIRDEETAEIAVNAALTGHLLYSTFHANDAATAIPRLLDMGIEPFLLASTLEVIVAQRLVRKICEHCRHSVTKSANDWKTPQLRSVMPYLSKKSITLYEGKKCEMCGYTGYKGRTAIFEFIQITPEMRNLILHSPSTKEIWQLASKDGSKTLFEDGIEKVKTGVTTIEELLRVAEPPQKSG, encoded by the coding sequence ATGAAGGACAAATTAAAAAACGATACAGTCAATTCCAACGGGGTGAAATTTGACGACAAAACAATAAAGAAGATTCTCTTAAAAGGGAACTATATTACTGAAGAAGATGTTAAGAACGCGGATGATTTTGCCACAACGCACCAAGTGTCATTCATAGGGTATCTGCTCCAAGAAAATCTCATCACCAAGGACCTCTTGGGGCAGGCGATTGCCGAATCGTTCAAGGTTCCCTACGCTGACTTAAATTCAGCACCACCCGCACCTCTGCAGGTGCAAAAAATTCCGGAGGAGACCGCGAAAAAATATCACGCGGTTATTTTCGCTGAAGAAAAAAACAAAACCGTAGTCGCCACCGATAATCCAGAAGATCCAACACTCCTGCCGGAATTAGAAAAGCTGTTTGTCGGCAGGAGGTTGAGCATTGTCTATTCGCTGACCGAGGACATCAACGCGAGCTTTGTGCATTATCAAAAGCCGCTTGAAACCCGCTTCTCTAAGATTATTGAGAGCAAAGGGCGAGTCGCGCCAGAGCTTTTGGAAGAAATTTTTGATGACGCGCTCGTATATCATGCCTCCGACATCCATTTTGAACCCAGGCAGAAAGATGTGCTTGTGCGGTTTCGCATTGACGGCGTTTTACAAGAAACCGGCAGGATCCCCAAAGAATATTACGAAAATATTCTTAATCGCATCAAGGTGCAAAGCGGTTTGCGCATTGATGAACACTTTGCCGCGCAAGACGGTTCGCTCCGGTATGAACCCTCCTCCTTTAAAGCTTCCTCCTACGCTAACGCTCCAGCGGGCAAAAAGGATAGCGTTGTTGTTGACCTTAGAACCTCAGTTGTCCCCACTGTTGAAGGAGAAAAAGTGGCATTGCGCGTACTCTCGGCATATGTGCAAGGATTTTCTCTTGGTGATCTTGGTCTTTCGCCGGCACATCAGCAGATACTTGAGCAAGCCGCCACAAAACCATTTGGCATGATTCTCGTAGCAGGTCCCACTGGTTCCGGAAAAACCACTACGCTTTACGCACTTTTGAAACTTGTAAATAGCCCAGAGGTGAACATCACCACTATTGAGGACCCGGTGGAGTACAGGGTGCTCGGCGTGAATCAAATTCAAATCAATCCTCTAACAAATCTCACTTTTGCCAAAGGACTGCGTTCTATCGTCCGCCAAGACCCGGATATTATTCTGGTCGGCGAGATTCGCGACGAAGAAACAGCAGAAATCGCCGTAAATGCGGCACTCACCGGCCATCTTCTCTACTCCACATTTCACGCCAACGATGCCGCTACCGCCATTCCTCGGCTTCTGGATATGGGCATTGAACCGTTTCTTTTGGCTTCCACGCTTGAGGTTATTGTCGCCCAGCGACTCGTGCGTAAAATTTGCGAACATTGCCGGCATAGTGTTACCAAATCGGCAAATGATTGGAAGACGCCTCAGCTTCGGTCAGTTATGCCATATCTTTCCAAAAAGTCGATCACGCTCTATGAAGGGAAGAAGTGCGAGATGTGCGGCTATACGGGGTACAAAGGACGAACTGCTATTTTTGAATTCATCCAAATCACTCCGGAGATGCGGAATCTCATCTTACACTCCCCGTCAACTAAAGAAATCTGGCAACTCGCCAGTAAGGATGGTTCAAAAACACTTTTTGAAGACGGCATTGAAAAAGTTAAGACTGGAGTAACCACAATAGAAGAGCTGCTTCGCGTCGCCGAACCGCCGCAGAAGAGTGGGTAG
- a CDS encoding four helix bundle protein, whose translation MKIESYENLIVWQKSMDLVIAVYALTEKFPKEELYGLTSQMRRATVSVPSNIAEGSRRGSRKNFRNFLLNAYGSSAELGTQIKIAKRLSYGKTKNYEQADALLDEVMRMLDKLTYGLKE comes from the coding sequence ATGAAAATTGAATCGTACGAAAATTTAATTGTGTGGCAAAAGTCAATGGATCTGGTGATTGCTGTTTATGCATTGACAGAAAAATTTCCAAAAGAAGAACTATACGGTTTAACTTCACAAATGCGCCGCGCAACTGTTTCAGTTCCTTCCAATATTGCGGAAGGTAGTAGGCGTGGTTCTCGAAAAAATTTTAGAAATTTTTTACTCAATGCGTATGGTTCCAGTGCAGAGCTTGGGACTCAGATCAAAATCGCGAAACGGCTTTCATACGGAAAAACCAAAAATTATGAGCAAGCGGATGCACTGCTTGATGAAGTAATGCGCATGTTAGACAAATTGACGTATGGGCTCAAAGAATAA
- a CDS encoding type II secretion system F family protein, which produces MGSKNKSLQTTNYKLQTIFLGKERDYFIENLSMLVAAGMPILGVLDSIAKELRSRRMKKILALIREYIESGSPIWKALQTTNLFADHTISLIRLGEESGKLTENLKVVANEQEKNRVFHSKLRSAIMYPVFVLSLTVIIGVGIAWFILPKLALVFAQLKITLPLITKILIGSGTFLGEYGQYVVPAAVIAISVIFFFIFSFPKTKFIGQFILFSLPGVKQLIKEVELARLGYLLGTLLDAGLPVTQALNSLASATEIAPYKKLYKHLRDSVEDGNPFRKSFISFKRTNHLIPEPIQQLIVAGEQSGTLSATLLKIGETYEAKADTTTKNLTVILEPILLVIVWLGVVAVALAVILPIYSLIGGFNANQPAAAQPPPAEEQVISPPPSVETTAPDTETVEVIPPPDTEIIEKKPTTLRVLPTSVGYLNVREKPSLTSKIVTRVKPGETFEYTEKNESWYKIILPDGNSGWVFEKYVEENE; this is translated from the coding sequence ATGGGCTCAAAGAATAAAAGTCTACAAACTACCAACTACAAACTACAAACTATCTTCCTAGGCAAAGAACGGGACTATTTTATTGAGAATTTAAGCATGCTGGTCGCCGCTGGCATGCCGATTTTGGGCGTTCTCGACTCCATTGCCAAAGAACTGCGCTCGCGCCGCATGAAAAAAATTCTTGCTCTTATTCGGGAATATATTGAATCTGGCTCGCCAATTTGGAAAGCGCTTCAAACAACTAACCTGTTTGCCGACCACACTATCTCGCTTATCCGCCTTGGCGAAGAATCGGGAAAGCTTACGGAGAACTTAAAAGTGGTCGCGAATGAACAAGAAAAAAATCGGGTGTTCCACTCCAAGCTTCGTTCCGCCATAATGTATCCTGTATTCGTACTCTCACTCACGGTCATTATCGGTGTGGGCATTGCGTGGTTTATTTTGCCCAAGCTGGCGCTGGTGTTTGCCCAGCTTAAAATAACCTTGCCCCTTATCACAAAAATTTTGATCGGATCGGGAACATTTCTTGGCGAATATGGCCAATACGTCGTGCCCGCGGCAGTTATAGCAATATCAGTTATTTTTTTCTTTATTTTCTCATTTCCAAAAACAAAATTTATCGGGCAATTTATTTTATTTTCTTTGCCCGGCGTTAAACAACTTATTAAGGAAGTGGAGCTGGCGCGGCTCGGTTATCTTTTAGGCACGCTTCTTGACGCTGGACTGCCGGTAACCCAAGCGCTCAACTCGCTCGCAAGCGCTACCGAGATTGCGCCATACAAAAAACTCTACAAACACCTGCGCGACTCGGTAGAAGACGGCAATCCGTTCCGGAAAAGCTTTATTTCCTTTAAGCGCACTAATCATCTTATTCCCGAACCTATTCAGCAACTCATCGTCGCTGGTGAACAGTCAGGCACTCTTTCAGCAACTCTTCTTAAAATCGGAGAGACTTATGAAGCTAAAGCGGACACGACGACAAAAAATTTGACCGTGATTCTGGAGCCGATATTACTCGTCATCGTGTGGCTCGGCGTTGTAGCCGTGGCGTTAGCAGTGATTTTGCCAATCTACAGCCTTATCGGCGGATTTAACGCCAACCAGCCCGCAGCGGCACAGCCTCCTCCTGCCGAAGAACAGGTAATCAGTCCGCCGCCAAGTGTGGAAACAACAGCTCCAGATACAGAAACCGTGGAAGTAATACCCCCTCCGGATACAGAAATCATAGAGAAAAAACCAACAACGCTCCGCGTTCTTCCCACTAGCGTAGGGTATCTTAACGTGCGCGAGAAACCATCATTAACAAGTAAAATCGTCACGCGCGTTAAGCCGGGTGAAACATTTGAATACACTGAAAAAAACGAGAGCTGGTATAAAATTATTTTGCCGGATGGCAATTCCGGATGGGTGTTTGAAAAATATGTTGAAGAAAATGAATAA
- a CDS encoding GIY-YIG nuclease family protein encodes MYYVYTLISKLKNKTEIYIGSTNDLRRRLRDHNNGKERSTKRYRTWNLIYYEAYITESLARLREKRLKHHGNAMKELKKRIGLSEWKSGAGFTLLEVLLSIAAIAIIAVISIPIYQSFQVRNDLDIATMEIAQTLRRAQVLSQAVDGDTSWGVSLASGNITLFKGVSYATRDTNFDEVFDVSTNITPSGPSEIVFVKFTGLPQTTGTIMLSSNMNETRNIVINQKGMVNY; translated from the coding sequence ATGTATTACGTCTATACCTTAATTAGTAAGTTAAAAAATAAGACAGAAATATATATTGGATCAACAAATGATCTGAGAAGAAGACTAAGAGATCATAATAATGGTAAAGAAAGATCTACAAAACGTTATAGGACGTGGAATCTGATTTACTACGAAGCATATATAACAGAGAGTCTAGCAAGATTAAGAGAAAAACGATTGAAACATCACGGAAATGCGATGAAAGAATTAAAAAAAAGAATCGGATTATCCGAATGGAAAAGTGGTGCTGGGTTTACCTTGCTGGAAGTTCTTCTCTCTATCGCGGCGATCGCGATTATCGCCGTAATTTCTATTCCCATTTATCAGTCGTTTCAGGTGCGAAACGATCTTGATATCGCGACCATGGAAATTGCCCAAACTTTGCGGCGCGCGCAAGTACTTTCCCAAGCGGTTGATGGCGACACAAGCTGGGGCGTTTCTCTCGCAAGCGGAAATATCACGCTTTTTAAGGGCGTAAGTTACGCCACCCGCGATACCAATTTTGATGAAGTGTTTGATGTATCAACAAATATCACTCCATCGGGACCTTCCGAAATCGTGTTTGTAAAATTTACAGGCTTACCACAGACCACGGGGACAATAATGCTATCCTCCAATATGAATGAAACGAGAAATATAGTAATTAACCAGAAGGGAATGGTTAATTATTAG
- a CDS encoding four helix bundle protein: MKIESYENLIVWQKSMDLVIAVYALTGKFPKAELYGLTSQMRRAAVSIPSNIAEGSRRGSRKDFRNFLLNAYGSGAELETQVKIAKRLSYGKTKDYEQADALLDEVMRMLNKLTYGLKE, translated from the coding sequence ATGAAAATTGAATCATACGAAAATTTAATTGTGTGGCAAAAGTCAATGGATTTAGTGATTGCTGTTTATGCATTGACAGGAAAATTTCCAAAAGCAGAACTATACGGTTTAACTTCACAAATGCGCCGCGCGGCTGTTTCAATTCCTTCCAATATCGCGGAGGGGAGCAGGCGCGGTTCTCGGAAGGATTTTAGAAATTTTTTACTCAATGCGTATGGTTCTGGTGCAGAGCTTGAAACTCAAGTTAAAATTGCGAAACGACTTTCATACGGAAAAACCAAAGATTATGAGCAGGCGGACGCGCTGCTCGATGAAGTAATGCGCATGTTAAACAAATTGACGTATGGGCTCAAAGAATAA
- a CDS encoding prepilin-type N-terminal cleavage/methylation domain-containing protein, protein MGSKNKNLPTTNYKLPTQQGFSLVEVILASAVFVLFVTALVGAYLYGQESTALAGNRARATILAEEGLEAVRNIRDAGFSNLTDGTYGLAVVGNQWALFGTSDTTGIFTRQITISAVDSERKSVTANVAWQQNAQRPGAVALTTYLTNWKKATPVNSCDIYCQLLGTYTTGTCRENSQQCTKYDEIYEAGGDPICVTSFPGDASHDTCCCKP, encoded by the coding sequence ATGGGCTCAAAGAATAAAAATCTACCCACTACAAACTACAAACTACCCACTCAACAAGGCTTCAGCCTTGTTGAAGTTATTCTCGCCAGCGCGGTGTTTGTTTTGTTCGTTACCGCGCTTGTCGGAGCGTACCTCTATGGGCAGGAGTCAACCGCGCTTGCCGGCAATCGCGCGCGCGCGACGATTCTTGCCGAAGAAGGGCTTGAGGCAGTGCGCAATATCCGCGATGCCGGATTTTCTAATCTCACCGACGGCACCTACGGATTGGCTGTTGTCGGCAACCAATGGGCGTTATTCGGAACATCAGACACAACGGGTATTTTTACCCGCCAAATTACAATTTCCGCTGTAGATTCAGAACGAAAAAGCGTGACTGCGAATGTCGCTTGGCAACAAAATGCCCAGCGCCCGGGAGCAGTTGCCCTGACGACCTATCTTACTAACTGGAAAAAGGCGACTCCTGTCAATTCCTGCGATATTTACTGCCAGTTGTTGGGAACCTATACCACTGGTACCTGTCGGGAAAATTCCCAACAATGTACTAAGTATGACGAGATTTATGAGGCGGGCGGTGATCCTATTTGTGTGACTAGTTTTCCTGGCGACGCCAGCCATGATACTTGTTGCTGCAAACCATAA
- a CDS encoding type II secretion system protein, with the protein MLPTTNYQLQTQRGFTLIELLLYVAVASAILLAISVFLSILLQSRIKNQTIAEVEQQGLQVMQLVTQTARNAEAITSPAQGASASSLTLDVISAASDPTIFDLASGAIRVKEGAGSATALTNSRVTASALTFQNLSRTDTPGTVRVQFTLAHTNPEGRNEYSFTKTFIGSASLR; encoded by the coding sequence ATGCTACCAACTACAAACTACCAACTACAAACCCAGCGTGGCTTCACGCTAATTGAACTGCTTCTCTATGTTGCCGTTGCGTCGGCGATACTTTTGGCGATTTCGGTTTTTCTTTCAATCCTCCTTCAGTCGCGCATCAAAAATCAAACTATCGCTGAAGTGGAACAGCAGGGGCTTCAAGTTATGCAACTCGTTACGCAAACCGCGCGCAACGCCGAGGCAATCACCTCGCCAGCGCAGGGCGCAAGCGCTTCATCTTTGACGCTTGACGTTATTTCTGCTGCCAGTGACCCCACTATTTTTGATCTCGCAAGCGGCGCGATTCGCGTCAAAGAAGGGGCTGGTTCAGCTACCGCTCTTACTAATTCTCGCGTTACCGCTTCCGCTCTCACATTCCAAAATCTCTCTCGCACCGACACTCCGGGCACGGTTCGCGTCCAATTCACCCTCGCACATACAAATCCAGAAGGCAGAAATGAATACTCATTTACTAAAACATTTATCGGCTCTGCGAGCCTGCGCTAG
- a CDS encoding prepilin-type N-terminal cleavage/methylation domain-containing protein: MNLQTTNYKPQTHKGFTLIEILLVVAAIAILAGIVILAINPSKQLGDTRNAQRRADVNTILNAVYQYTIDNNGIIPAGITTTLKEVCKSAICPIEMFHPSVLISNEKYLVAIPCDPTGSVGDGSGYWIKKTANNRINVVAPSAEQGATISVTR, from the coding sequence ATAAATCTACAAACTACAAATTACAAACCGCAAACCCACAAGGGCTTCACGCTAATTGAAATTCTTCTCGTTGTCGCCGCTATCGCTATCTTGGCGGGTATTGTCATTTTAGCCATTAATCCTAGCAAACAACTTGGCGATACAAGGAACGCCCAGCGCCGCGCCGATGTGAATACGATTTTAAACGCAGTCTATCAATACACGATTGATAATAATGGAATAATACCGGCAGGCATAACTACAACTCTAAAAGAGGTATGTAAAAGTGCAATTTGTCCCATTGAAATGTTTCACCCTAGTGTCTTAATTTCAAATGAAAAATATCTTGTTGCAATTCCGTGTGATCCCACCGGTTCTGTGGGAGATGGCAGTGGTTATTGGATTAAGAAAACAGCTAACAACAGAATTAATGTTGTTGCTCCAAGCGCCGAGCAGGGCGCGACTATTAGCGTTACAAGATAA
- a CDS encoding type II secretion system protein translates to MRKMLSSQKGFTLIEILLVVAAIAILAGIVILAINPSKQLGDTRNAQRRADVNTILNAVYQYAIDNNGTLPSTITTTATEICKTSGTCTSLIDLSVLTTNEKYIVSMPEEPQKTNANGAGYMIKKSANGRITVDAQFEEQGATISVTR, encoded by the coding sequence ATGAGAAAAATGCTATCAAGTCAAAAAGGCTTTACCCTGATTGAAATCCTTCTCGTTGTCGCTGCCATTGCTATCTTGGCGGGTATTGTTATTTTAGCCATTAATCCTAGCAAACAACTTGGCGATACAAGGAACGCCCAGCGCCGCGCCGATGTGAATACGATTTTAAACGCCGTGTACCAATATGCCATTGATAATAACGGCACATTGCCATCAACTATCACTACAACCGCGACCGAGATATGTAAAACCAGCGGCACTTGCACGAGCTTGATTGACTTGTCGGTACTCACAACAAACGAAAAATACATTGTGTCTATGCCGGAGGAGCCGCAAAAAACCAATGCCAACGGTGCGGGCTATATGATTAAAAAATCAGCCAATGGCAGGATTACAGTTGACGCGCAGTTTGAAGAACAAGGCGCGACGATTAGCGTAACGCGGTAG
- a CDS encoding PAS domain-containing protein, translating into MKNKKNQTYESRQLAVHFMKTLVAVARESFLILDSKLRVVTANPTFYQHFRVSQRQTEKKFLYQLGNGQWNIPKLKRLLEEILPKKKVVKDYEVHHTFPKIGKKTILLNARQIDAVQLIILAMEDITQRKELEEKLIEHSAKLELKVFERTTELADRIKALEALNKTMVGRELKMVELKKEIANLKKRVKNGNGFGKLTTNGKNGNGKNGNGNHKSR; encoded by the coding sequence ATGAAAAATAAAAAAAATCAGACGTATGAATCAAGGCAGCTCGCCGTGCATTTTATGAAAACACTAGTCGCCGTTGCTAGGGAATCTTTCTTAATTCTTGATTCCAAACTTCGGGTGGTTACGGCGAACCCAACTTTCTACCAACATTTCCGGGTTTCACAAAGGCAAACAGAGAAAAAATTTCTTTATCAATTAGGAAATGGGCAGTGGAATATCCCTAAACTAAAGAGATTGCTGGAAGAAATCTTGCCTAAGAAAAAAGTTGTAAAAGATTATGAGGTTCATCATACTTTCCCAAAAATCGGGAAAAAAACAATACTGCTCAATGCGAGACAAATAGATGCGGTACAATTGATTATCCTAGCCATGGAAGACATTACACAAAGAAAAGAGCTTGAGGAAAAACTGATCGAGCATTCCGCAAAGCTTGAGCTTAAGGTGTTTGAGCGGACAACGGAGCTTGCCGACCGAATTAAAGCATTGGAAGCCTTGAATAAAACAATGGTTGGCAGAGAATTAAAAATGGTGGAACTCAAAAAAGAAATCGCAAACTTAAAGAAACGGGTAAAAAATGGCAATGGATTCGGCAAACTCACCACAAACGGCAAGAATGGAAATGGAAAGAATGGCAATGGTAATCATAAATCCCGTTAG
- a CDS encoding PAS domain S-box protein translates to MKFQSSEALYKIIFNTINDGILLTDLETQKFYISNKTICKMLGYSPKELKNLGVADIHPKKDLPYVMNMFKKQARREIGGTKSLPVKRKDGSIFYADINTSIITLDRKNYLIGIFRDVTDREQMEKDLENASIAAQNVFEDLSTEKSKVEMARAKEEAILMSIGDGLIATDEKGNIMLINKTAEKLLGKKKEEIIGKNFFEDIIIKNEKGAPIPLEKRPMSMALATGTTTTTTTGTAYYYKQKDKTMFPVAITVTPIILDGKAIGTIEIFRDITREKEIDKVKTEFVSLASHQLRTPLSTVSWYTEMLLAGDAGKLNKGQKKYLDEVYHGNQRMVELVNSLLDVSRIELGTFLIDPKPTNVVKIAQSVINEQKLQIEQKKITFSPTFETNIPPIQADPKLLHIVMQNILSNAVKYTPEKGKIGLSLVLDNKKKAVLLKISDTGYGIPKDQQDKIFNKLFRANNVREKDAEGTGLGLYIVKAIMDQSGGSIWFSSKINKGTTFYVTLPLTGMKKKEGIKMLE, encoded by the coding sequence ATGAAATTTCAATCTTCCGAGGCTTTATATAAAATAATTTTTAATACTATAAACGACGGAATACTCCTGACAGATTTAGAGACCCAAAAATTTTATATTAGCAATAAGACAATCTGTAAAATGCTAGGTTATAGTCCTAAAGAGCTTAAAAATTTAGGGGTTGCAGACATTCATCCCAAGAAAGATTTACCTTATGTTATGAATATGTTTAAGAAACAAGCGAGAAGAGAGATTGGGGGTACTAAAAGTCTTCCAGTAAAAAGAAAAGACGGCAGTATTTTTTATGCTGACATTAATACTTCTATAATAACACTAGATAGAAAAAATTATCTCATAGGCATCTTTAGAGATGTCACTGACCGAGAGCAGATGGAGAAAGATTTGGAAAATGCGAGTATAGCCGCCCAAAATGTTTTTGAGGATTTAAGCACTGAAAAGTCAAAGGTGGAAATGGCAAGAGCGAAAGAAGAAGCGATTTTAATGTCAATTGGTGATGGACTTATTGCTACTGATGAAAAAGGAAATATTATGCTTATAAATAAAACAGCTGAAAAACTGCTTGGTAAGAAAAAAGAAGAAATTATTGGGAAAAATTTTTTTGAAGACATTATTATAAAGAACGAAAAGGGGGCACCTATTCCATTGGAGAAACGTCCCATGAGCATGGCTTTGGCAACCGGTACTACTACTACTACTACTACGGGCACCGCCTACTATTATAAGCAGAAAGATAAAACAATGTTTCCCGTGGCAATTACGGTAACGCCTATTATTCTTGATGGGAAGGCAATAGGAACAATTGAAATTTTTAGAGATATCACGCGAGAAAAAGAAATTGACAAAGTTAAGACCGAATTCGTCTCACTAGCCTCGCACCAGTTGCGCACCCCGCTCTCCACTGTCAGCTGGTACACGGAAATGCTCTTGGCTGGTGACGCAGGTAAGTTGAATAAGGGACAAAAAAAATATTTAGATGAAGTATACCACGGCAATCAGCGCATGGTGGAGTTGGTCAACTCGCTTTTAGATGTCTCTCGCATTGAGCTTGGAACATTTTTAATTGATCCTAAACCAACCAACGTAGTTAAAATTGCGCAGAGTGTAATAAACGAACAAAAGTTGCAGATTGAACAAAAGAAAATAACATTTTCCCCTACATTCGAAACAAACATTCCCCCTATACAAGCTGACCCAAAACTCCTGCACATAGTAATGCAAAATATTTTGTCCAACGCCGTGAAGTACACTCCCGAGAAAGGAAAGATTGGACTTTCCCTCGTTCTGGACAATAAAAAGAAGGCTGTTCTTTTGAAGATCTCTGATACTGGTTATGGTATACCAAAAGATCAGCAAGATAAAATATTCAACAAACTCTTCCGAGCGAACAATGTGCGGGAAAAAGATGCGGAAGGAACAGGGCTCGGGCTCTACATTGTGAAAGCCATTATGGACCAGTCCGGCGGTTCAATCTGGTTTTCTTCCAAAATAAATAAAGGAACAACATTTTATGTTACCCTGCCGCTTACGGGAATGAAGAAGAAAGAGGGAATTAAGATGCTGGAATAG
- a CDS encoding response regulator, with amino-acid sequence MEEKKKILIVEDEAPLRNALRDKLMGEGFIVLEAKNGEEGLKLAFSSHPDLILLDIIMPVMDGMTMLNKLRCDPWGAHATVIILTNLSDAEDPLVLFPHRSIDYLVKSDWRLEDVVTKVKKMLRKQAVEEKGGAPK; translated from the coding sequence ATGGAAGAAAAGAAAAAAATTTTGATAGTTGAGGATGAAGCGCCGTTGCGCAACGCGCTTCGCGATAAGCTTATGGGTGAGGGTTTTATCGTGCTTGAAGCCAAAAACGGCGAGGAGGGGCTGAAACTCGCGTTCTCCAGCCACCCTGACCTTATTCTACTTGACATTATTATGCCGGTAATGGATGGCATGACTATGCTGAATAAATTGCGTTGCGACCCGTGGGGTGCTCATGCGACTGTCATTATCCTGACAAATCTTTCAGACGCGGAAGATCCGCTTGTGCTTTTCCCCCATCGTTCCATTGATTACCTTGTCAAGTCTGACTGGAGGCTTGAAGATGTGGTGACAAAGGTGAAAAAGATGTTAAGAAAACAGGCAGTAGAGGAAAAGGGAGGGGCGCCAAAATAA